From Ferviditalea candida, the proteins below share one genomic window:
- a CDS encoding 7TM-DISM domain-containing protein — translation MITLQISNFVWTTGGMNSIEFGPYQQIRNQREISLACELFAFGLILIMAVYHLVLFALRTQNKAPLYFGIFCLLLALRVMLVDEVFLLDIFPWINWYGYVRMLYLSFYLGSADIDAVGVFSVRRIIFPENARFVLSAGVIWSLIVLAAPPKIFDMTLLSYEILSVIWLIYVLYILIRAVRRRLEGARLFIAGFLVLFLTAINDMLASLGYLDKDSLVKFGLLFFIFSQSVILSKKFSRAFQDVERLSEKLIVFDKFKDEFLANTSRAANPAERNYRDRRIAD, via the coding sequence GTGATCACCCTGCAGATTTCCAATTTTGTCTGGACGACGGGCGGCATGAACAGCATCGAGTTTGGTCCGTACCAGCAAATCCGGAATCAAAGGGAAATCAGCTTGGCTTGCGAATTGTTCGCCTTTGGGCTTATCCTCATCATGGCCGTCTACCATTTGGTGCTGTTTGCGCTGCGGACGCAGAACAAGGCGCCTTTATATTTCGGTATTTTTTGCTTGCTGCTGGCACTCAGGGTAATGCTGGTGGATGAAGTGTTTTTGCTGGATATTTTTCCTTGGATCAATTGGTACGGCTATGTCAGAATGCTGTATTTATCCTTTTATTTGGGCAGTGCCGACATTGATGCTGTTGGTGTATTCTCTGTACGACGAATTATTTTCCCGGAAAATGCTCGCTTTGTGCTGTCAGCCGGGGTCATCTGGTCATTGATCGTGCTTGCGGCGCCGCCAAAAATTTTTGATATGACGCTTCTTTCTTACGAGATCTTGTCCGTCATCTGGCTGATTTATGTTCTTTATATTTTGATCCGCGCTGTTCGTCGGAGGCTTGAAGGAGCAAGGCTGTTTATCGCGGGTTTTTTGGTTCTGTTCCTGACGGCGATCAACGATATGCTGGCCAGCCTCGGATATTTGGACAAGGATTCCTTGGTGAAATTCGGACTGCTGTTCTTTATTTTCTCGCAATCGGTTATTTTATCCAAAAAATTCTCAAGAGCTTTCCAGGATGTCGAGCGGCTGTCGGAGAAACTGATTGTCTTCGACAAATTCAAGGATGAATTTCTGGCCAATACTTCTCGAGCTGCGAACCCCGCTGAACGGAATTATCGGG